One Monomorium pharaonis isolate MP-MQ-018 chromosome 4, ASM1337386v2, whole genome shotgun sequence DNA segment encodes these proteins:
- the LOC105840133 gene encoding uncharacterized protein LOC105840133 yields MGQSARDIGLRPPTAMATTTAYLYGAELFVSRGVVLVLNITSAEMCAFHADREEEDRERRRRRSAREATTGTTASAFFSGFKHPLHQPLPDLSFTTLLPPRFTPQRGTLVHTSVHFPFSRRKRKDAFRMPAFARGSSLRRLSKSPLYFRFFSLTSSCSTLQVCTEKTLLIDCDRVSRRETHLDQDAWTRRSSPRREKREGG; encoded by the exons ATGGGTCAAAGCGCGCGCGATATCGGTTTACGACCGCCAACCGCGATGGCAACAACCACCGCCTATTTATACGGCGCAGAGCTTTTTGTCAGTCGCGGGGTGGTTCTCGTCCTAAACATCACATCCGCCGAAATGTGTGCCTTCCACGCTGACCGAGAGGAGGAGGACCGCGAGAGACGGCGGAGACGAAGCGCGAGGGAAGCCACGACAGGAACCACCGCCTCGGCTTTCTTCAGCGGGTTCAAACATCCGCTGCACCAGCCGCTACCAGATCTCTCGTTTACCACCCTCCTGCCGCCTCGGTTCACGCCTCAAAGAGGAACGCTCGTGCATACGAGCGTTCATTTCCCCTTTTCACGTCGGAAACGAAAGGATGCGTTTCGAATGCCCGCCTTTGCCCGCGGTTCTTCTCTCCGACGCCTCTCAAAGTCTCCGCTCTATTTCCGGTTTTTCTCGCTGACATCGTCGTGTTCTACTCTGCAAG TATGTACCGAGAAGACTCTCTTGATCGATTGTGACCGCGTGTCTCGGAGGGAGACACATCTGGACCAGGACGCTTGGACACGTCGGTCTTCTCCGAGACGAGAAAAGCGTGAAGGCGGATGA